From the Candidatus Sericytochromatia bacterium genome, one window contains:
- the rpsK gene encoding 30S ribosomal protein S11, with product MAKPTAKPKRRERKNIANGVVHISSTFNNTIVSITDTQGNTISWGSAGTAGFKGAKKGTPFAAQMAADGCAQRAREHGMQQVEVLVKGPGSGRETAIRALQAAGLEITLIKDVTPIPHNGCRPPKRRRV from the coding sequence GTGGCTAAGCCCACCGCCAAACCGAAGCGTCGCGAACGCAAGAACATCGCCAATGGCGTGGTTCATATCTCGTCGACCTTCAACAACACCATTGTCAGCATTACCGACACGCAGGGGAACACCATTTCCTGGGGTTCCGCCGGTACGGCCGGTTTCAAGGGCGCCAAGAAGGGTACGCCGTTCGCGGCCCAGATGGCCGCCGACGGTTGCGCGCAGCGCGCCCGGGAACACGGCATGCAGCAGGTCGAAGTGTTGGTGAAGGGTCCTGGCTCGGGCCGTGAAACCGCGATTCGCGCACTGCAAGCCGCCGGATTGGAGATCACCCTGATCAAAGACGTGACTCCGATCCCTCACAACGGTTGCCGTCCGCCCAAGCGTCGTCGCGTGTAA
- the rpsM gene encoding 30S ribosomal protein S13, whose protein sequence is MARIAGVDLPREKRIEVALTYIFGIGPYKAAQIIGRTRINADTRTKDLTEDEIGRLREEIDRNHQVEGDLRREVAMNIKRLIEIGSYRGIRHRRGLPLRGQRTKTNARTRRGVKKTVAGKKK, encoded by the coding sequence ATGGCCCGCATCGCAGGCGTCGACCTTCCACGCGAAAAGCGGATTGAAGTCGCGCTGACCTACATCTTTGGCATCGGTCCCTACAAGGCCGCTCAGATCATTGGCCGCACCCGCATCAATGCGGACACGCGTACCAAGGACCTGACGGAAGACGAGATCGGTCGCCTGCGCGAGGAGATCGACCGCAACCACCAGGTGGAAGGCGATCTTCGTCGTGAAGTCGCGATGAACATCAAGCGTCTCATCGAAATCGGTTCTTACCGCGGAATCCGGCACCGTCGGGGTCTGCCCCTTCGCGGTCAGCGTACCAAGACTAACGCGCGTACGCGCCGCGGCGTCAAGAAGACCGTCGCCGGTAAGAAGAAGTAA
- the rpmJ gene encoding 50S ribosomal protein L36: protein MKVRASVKPICEKCRVIKRHNRVMVICENPKHKQRQG, encoded by the coding sequence ATGAAGGTCCGTGCCTCAGTCAAGCCCATTTGCGAAAAGTGCCGCGTGATCAAGCGCCACAACCGTGTGATGGTGATTTGCGAGAACCCGAAGCATAAACAGCGTCAGGGTTGA
- the map gene encoding type I methionyl aminopeptidase — protein sequence MSRLTQTSEFEAMRAAGRLVAMAHEAIAEAVKPGVSSKELDAIAERVIVSGGGVPAFKGYHGFPATICASYNEEVVHGIPSRRRLEEGDIISVDIGAIVDGYYGDSAWTYAVGRVAPDVQRLLEVTEQSLMAGLAEARGGLPLRSVSGAVQDVVEAAGFSVVRDFVGHGIGKNLHESPQIPNFRTAEEGPILVPGDALAIEPMVNIGGHQVKVKKNGWTVVTTDGSWSAHFEHTIIVTEGEPEITTRRSGVLAL from the coding sequence ATGAGTCGCTTGACCCAAACCTCTGAATTCGAAGCGATGCGGGCTGCCGGTCGCTTGGTCGCCATGGCTCACGAGGCCATCGCTGAAGCGGTCAAGCCAGGCGTGTCCAGTAAGGAGCTGGATGCGATCGCCGAGCGGGTGATTGTCTCCGGCGGCGGTGTTCCCGCATTCAAGGGCTACCACGGTTTTCCCGCCACGATCTGTGCCTCTTACAACGAGGAGGTCGTTCACGGCATTCCCAGTCGCCGTCGGTTGGAGGAGGGCGACATCATCTCGGTCGACATCGGGGCGATCGTGGATGGCTACTACGGAGACTCCGCCTGGACCTATGCGGTGGGGCGAGTGGCGCCTGACGTGCAGCGGCTGCTCGAAGTGACGGAGCAGAGTTTGATGGCTGGTCTCGCCGAGGCGCGTGGCGGATTGCCGCTGCGGTCTGTGAGTGGGGCCGTTCAGGACGTGGTTGAAGCGGCAGGTTTCTCCGTGGTTCGCGATTTTGTCGGCCACGGCATTGGTAAGAATTTGCACGAGTCCCCTCAGATTCCCAATTTCAGGACAGCCGAAGAGGGCCCGATCCTGGTTCCTGGGGATGCACTGGCGATCGAGCCGATGGTCAATATCGGGGGACATCAAGTCAAGGTCAAGAAAAACGGCTGGACGGTCGTCACGACGGACGGGTCTTGGTCGGCTCATTTTGAGCACACGATCATCGTGACGGAAGGGGAACCTGAGATCACGACGCGTCGATCTGGCGTTTTGGCCTTGTGA
- a CDS encoding adenylate kinase produces the protein MRIVLLGAPGAGKGTQARMLSADYGIPQISTGDMLRAAVKAGTPLGLEAKRYMDAGNLVPDEVMCGLIKERLAEPDARQGFLLDGFPRTAPQAEALDGMLAGIHQDVQLVIDVYVPEDELVERLSGRRVCRDCGASFHVAFNPSAAGDHCEYCQGELYQRADDAAETVRNRLRVYLEQTAPISQRYEQRGLLQRLDGNRAMDEVRAELARMLESLKALS, from the coding sequence ATGCGAATTGTCTTGTTAGGGGCACCCGGTGCCGGCAAGGGCACCCAGGCGCGGATGCTCTCGGCCGATTATGGCATTCCGCAGATTTCCACTGGTGACATGTTGCGCGCCGCCGTCAAGGCGGGGACTCCCCTGGGACTCGAGGCCAAGCGCTACATGGATGCCGGAAACCTGGTGCCCGATGAGGTGATGTGTGGGTTGATCAAGGAGCGTCTCGCTGAGCCCGACGCGCGGCAGGGCTTTTTGTTGGATGGGTTTCCGCGGACGGCTCCCCAGGCGGAAGCTTTGGACGGGATGCTGGCTGGCATTCATCAGGACGTGCAGCTGGTCATCGACGTATATGTGCCCGAAGATGAACTGGTGGAACGCTTGTCTGGGCGTCGCGTTTGCCGCGATTGTGGGGCGTCGTTTCATGTCGCCTTCAACCCGTCTGCGGCCGGTGACCACTGTGAGTATTGCCAAGGCGAGCTTTACCAGCGGGCGGACGATGCTGCCGAGACGGTGCGGAATCGCTTGCGGGTCTATCTGGAACAGACCGCGCCGATTTCGCAGCGTTACGAGCAGCGAGGTCTGTTGCAGCGGTTGGATGGGAACCGCGCCATGGATGAGGTCCGCGCGGAACTTGCCCGGATGCTCGAGTCGTTGAAGGCCCTGTCATGA
- the secY gene encoding preprotein translocase subunit SecY: MQEQNKVIGVLRDLWHAPGLREKVFWTLGMVLVFRFVVHIPISGINHQVLDALFNQMNFLGGFLDFFSGGALAKFSIVAMGITPYINASIIMQLMTGVIPKLEELQKEGGEAGRKQIQQWTRYLMLVLATIQSFGMTNWLWKSGAALGHDPAGPYPWWFMISTVSILVAGSAFIMWLGEVITERGIGNGASLMIFAGIIAAFPSYFAKTGELMQSGGISGMAVGALLLALLAMLVAIVFVQEGQRRIPVQSAKRQSAGGRFVPAQQSYIPLRVNMGGVMPLIFASSLLIFPATVSQLLGAAKTGAVNWQVGQAVFWQWENVKAVLQYGLNHFMAALSPSGYLYFFVYFALIMFFAYFYASLVLNPNDLAENLKKYGSFVPGYKPGKPTADFIEWVLNRVTFAGGVFLGLIAVLPYLVERATGVTTLQGLGSTALLIMVGVAIDLYNQLQTHLIARQYEGFMS, translated from the coding sequence TTGCAAGAACAAAATAAGGTGATCGGGGTCCTTCGCGATCTCTGGCACGCCCCAGGGTTGCGAGAGAAGGTGTTTTGGACCCTCGGAATGGTTCTCGTTTTCCGCTTTGTGGTCCACATTCCGATCAGCGGCATTAACCACCAGGTTCTGGACGCGCTGTTCAATCAGATGAACTTTTTGGGTGGCTTTCTTGATTTCTTCAGCGGCGGAGCCCTGGCGAAGTTCTCCATCGTTGCGATGGGAATCACTCCCTACATCAATGCCAGCATCATCATGCAGCTGATGACGGGCGTCATCCCGAAACTGGAGGAACTCCAGAAGGAGGGGGGCGAGGCCGGACGGAAGCAAATTCAGCAATGGACCCGTTACCTGATGCTGGTCCTGGCGACGATTCAGTCGTTCGGAATGACCAACTGGTTGTGGAAGTCTGGCGCTGCCCTTGGCCACGACCCGGCTGGTCCCTATCCATGGTGGTTCATGATCTCGACGGTGTCGATTTTGGTGGCCGGCTCTGCCTTCATCATGTGGCTCGGGGAGGTGATCACCGAGCGGGGTATCGGTAACGGTGCTTCCTTGATGATCTTCGCCGGTATTATCGCCGCGTTCCCGAGCTACTTCGCCAAGACCGGCGAGCTCATGCAAAGCGGCGGTATCTCCGGCATGGCGGTGGGAGCGCTTCTCCTTGCCTTGCTCGCCATGCTCGTCGCCATCGTATTTGTCCAGGAAGGGCAGCGTCGGATTCCGGTGCAGTCCGCCAAGCGTCAAAGCGCCGGTGGTCGGTTTGTTCCGGCCCAGCAGAGTTACATTCCGTTGCGTGTCAATATGGGGGGCGTCATGCCGCTCATTTTCGCGTCCTCACTGTTGATTTTTCCTGCGACCGTCAGTCAGTTGCTGGGCGCGGCCAAAACCGGCGCGGTGAACTGGCAAGTGGGGCAGGCGGTTTTTTGGCAGTGGGAAAACGTCAAGGCGGTGCTCCAATATGGACTCAATCACTTCATGGCTGCACTGTCGCCCAGCGGTTACCTGTATTTCTTCGTCTATTTCGCCCTGATCATGTTTTTTGCGTACTTCTACGCGAGCCTGGTTTTGAATCCCAATGACCTCGCTGAGAACCTCAAAAAATATGGGTCCTTCGTGCCGGGCTACAAACCAGGCAAACCCACCGCAGACTTTATCGAGTGGGTGTTGAATCGCGTCACCTTTGCTGGGGGCGTTTTCCTGGGTTTGATTGCCGTGCTCCCCTATCTGGTCGAGCGGGCGACAGGGGTTACGACCCTTCAGGGGCTTGGTTCGACAGCCTTGTTGATCATGGTCGGCGTGGCGATTGACCTTTACAATCAATTGCAGACGCACCTGATTGCGCGGCAGTACGAAGGATTCATGTCCTAG
- the rplO gene encoding 50S ribosomal protein L15, translated as MHLTDLRPAEGATHPDKRVGRGHGSGMGKTSTRGYNGQGQRSGRSIKLGHEGGQMPLYRRLPKKKHFRMPYRPEWSVINVADLADFAKGSVVDALALIEAGKIKRERDGVRILGVGELSVALTVKAHHVSASAREKIEAAGGSIELLGVTSEAESN; from the coding sequence ATGCATCTCACGGATCTTCGCCCCGCCGAGGGCGCGACTCATCCCGACAAGCGGGTGGGGCGTGGCCACGGCTCGGGCATGGGTAAGACCTCCACGCGGGGTTACAACGGCCAGGGTCAGCGGAGTGGTCGCAGCATCAAGCTCGGTCACGAAGGTGGTCAGATGCCGCTCTATCGTCGGCTTCCCAAGAAGAAGCATTTCCGTATGCCTTACCGGCCCGAGTGGTCGGTGATCAACGTCGCCGACTTGGCGGATTTCGCCAAGGGCAGCGTCGTTGACGCGTTGGCGCTGATCGAGGCTGGGAAGATCAAGCGGGAGCGGGACGGGGTTCGGATTCTCGGCGTTGGCGAGTTGTCCGTCGCGCTGACGGTCAAGGCCCACCACGTGTCGGCCTCGGCTCGCGAGAAGATCGAGGCGGCTGGCGGCAGCATCGAGCTGCTCGGTGTCACCTCGGAAGCAGAGAGCAACTAA
- the rpmD gene encoding 50S ribosomal protein L30, producing the protein MPETKKISVKLVRSRIGYCYKQHRVLESLGLGRTNSTVSHFDTPIIRGMINKVRHLVTVAEEN; encoded by the coding sequence ATGCCTGAGACGAAGAAGATCAGCGTCAAGTTGGTTCGTAGTCGGATCGGCTACTGTTACAAGCAGCACCGTGTGCTGGAGTCGCTTGGCCTCGGCAGAACCAACAGCACGGTTTCACATTTCGACACCCCGATCATTCGCGGCATGATCAACAAGGTTCGTCACCTCGTGACGGTCGCGGAGGAGAACTGA
- the rpsE gene encoding 30S ribosomal protein S5 codes for MDNRMNENRDRARRGRDTGRPGDRREREVAEPSEWQEKVIQIRRVTKVVKGGKKMSFRAIVAVGNQKGQVGIGVGKANEVISAIQKAIADAKKELVTVPMVGSTIPHMIVGASDASRVMIKPASKGTGVIAGGAVRSVLELAGIHDILSKNLGASSPLNSARATIDGLRRLRSAAEVAADRGKTVEELLGKVKHA; via the coding sequence ATGGACAATCGTATGAATGAAAACCGGGATCGCGCCCGTCGCGGGCGTGATACGGGCCGGCCAGGCGATCGCCGTGAGCGCGAAGTGGCCGAGCCCTCCGAATGGCAGGAGAAGGTTATTCAGATCCGTCGCGTGACCAAGGTCGTCAAGGGCGGTAAGAAAATGAGCTTCCGGGCCATCGTCGCCGTCGGCAACCAGAAGGGGCAAGTCGGGATCGGTGTTGGCAAGGCCAACGAGGTGATCTCCGCCATCCAGAAGGCGATCGCCGACGCGAAGAAAGAACTCGTCACCGTTCCGATGGTGGGTTCGACCATCCCGCACATGATCGTCGGTGCGTCCGATGCTAGCCGCGTGATGATCAAGCCTGCCTCGAAGGGTACCGGCGTTATCGCCGGTGGGGCCGTTCGTTCCGTGCTGGAACTGGCTGGGATCCATGACATTCTTAGCAAGAACCTGGGCGCTTCGTCGCCTCTGAACAGCGCGCGGGCCACCATCGACGGACTTCGTCGCCTGCGCAGTGCCGCAGAGGTCGCTGCTGACCGGGGCAAGACCGTTGAAGAGTTGTTGGGGAAGGTGAAGCATGCCTGA
- the rplR gene encoding 50S ribosomal protein L18, producing MITKKSRKAQTSIRHERIRKRVSGSGSRPRLAVYRSNQHVYAQVIDDIAGRTLVAASSLELKLEKGGNVDAARQVGQVVAERAKAAGIEAVVYDRGGNLYHGRIAALADAAREAGLNF from the coding sequence ATGATTACCAAGAAGAGTCGCAAGGCGCAGACTTCCATCCGTCACGAGCGCATCCGCAAGCGCGTTTCGGGCAGCGGTTCGCGTCCCCGTCTGGCGGTCTACCGCTCGAATCAACACGTTTACGCCCAAGTGATCGACGACATTGCCGGTCGCACGCTGGTGGCCGCTTCCTCGCTCGAGTTGAAGCTCGAAAAGGGTGGCAACGTCGACGCGGCGCGCCAGGTGGGTCAGGTCGTCGCTGAACGGGCCAAGGCCGCCGGTATCGAGGCGGTCGTCTACGACCGTGGGGGCAACCTGTATCACGGGCGCATTGCCGCCCTGGCCGATGCCGCGCGCGAAGCCGGTTTGAACTTCTAG
- the rplF gene encoding 50S ribosomal protein L6 — translation MSQSRIGKRPITVPASVKVEISAGRGTGQTVLVTGPKGSLSRTLRPEVSVSLEDGVLLVSPGGDTKTARSLHGLSRTLVFNMVEGVTNGFKKVLEINGVGYRAAVAGSKLTLQMGYSHPVEIEAPAGITFTVPPGPKPSVVVEGIDKQLVGDMAAKVRSVRPPEPYKGKGIKYDYEVIRRKAGKSGGKKK, via the coding sequence ATGTCACAATCTCGTATCGGAAAGCGTCCGATCACCGTGCCCGCCAGCGTGAAGGTCGAGATTTCGGCCGGTCGGGGTACTGGTCAGACCGTTCTCGTGACCGGCCCGAAGGGCTCCCTGAGCCGGACCCTGCGTCCGGAGGTTTCCGTCTCCCTCGAAGACGGCGTGCTGCTCGTCTCGCCTGGCGGCGATACCAAGACCGCCCGCTCGCTGCATGGTCTCTCTCGGACCCTGGTCTTCAACATGGTCGAAGGCGTTACCAACGGCTTCAAGAAGGTGCTGGAGATCAACGGCGTCGGCTACCGTGCCGCTGTCGCCGGCAGCAAACTCACCCTCCAGATGGGGTACTCCCACCCTGTCGAGATCGAGGCGCCTGCTGGTATCACCTTCACCGTCCCACCCGGCCCCAAGCCCTCGGTGGTGGTGGAAGGGATCGATAAGCAATTGGTGGGCGATATGGCCGCCAAGGTCCGCTCGGTTCGTCCGCCTGAGCCCTACAAGGGCAAGGGCATCAAGTATGACTACGAAGTCATTCGTCGCAAGGCCGGCAAGTCCGGCGGTAAGAAGAAGTAA
- the rpsH gene encoding 30S ribosomal protein S8, producing MPVTDPIADMLTCIRNANTANLGSTEFPNSKLKHEIARVLQSEGYIDGFELVNAESGKPRIRVDLKYVSGKRRVITGIKRISKPGLRVYVGKHDLPRVLGGLGIAILSTPRGVLTDRDCRKHGVGGEVLAYVW from the coding sequence ATGCCCGTCACCGATCCCATCGCGGATATGCTGACCTGCATTCGGAACGCCAACACGGCGAACCTGGGCAGCACGGAGTTTCCGAACTCCAAACTTAAGCACGAAATTGCACGCGTCCTTCAATCTGAGGGTTACATCGACGGTTTCGAGTTGGTCAACGCTGAGTCGGGTAAGCCCCGCATTCGCGTCGATCTGAAGTACGTGTCCGGCAAGCGGCGCGTCATTACCGGCATCAAGCGCATCTCCAAGCCTGGCTTGCGGGTGTATGTCGGCAAGCATGATCTTCCCCGGGTCCTTGGTGGACTTGGCATCGCGATCCTGTCCACGCCACGGGGCGTCCTGACTGACCGGGACTGCCGCAAGCATGGCGTGGGCGGCGAAGTCCTCGCGTACGTTTGGTAG
- the rpsN gene encoding 30S ribosomal protein S14 encodes MAKKSKWAKHARQQRAIAKFAAKRAELKAIINGKAKSVDEYNDARQKLADLPRDSNPVRLHNRCQLTGRPRGYYRDFGLCRNQLRKLAHEGKLPGVVKSSW; translated from the coding sequence ATGGCTAAGAAGTCCAAGTGGGCCAAGCATGCACGCCAGCAACGGGCGATTGCCAAGTTCGCGGCCAAGCGCGCCGAGCTCAAGGCAATCATCAACGGCAAGGCCAAGAGTGTGGACGAGTACAACGATGCTCGCCAGAAGCTGGCTGACCTTCCTCGCGATTCGAACCCGGTTCGGTTGCACAATCGTTGCCAGCTGACGGGTCGGCCGCGCGGGTACTATCGCGATTTCGGTCTTTGCCGCAATCAGCTGCGCAAGCTCGCTCACGAAGGCAAGCTGCCTGGCGTCGTCAAGTCTTCCTGGTAG
- the rplE gene encoding 50S ribosomal protein L5, which translates to MSTQALARLQEKYQKDVVAALIKEFNYENPMMVPRLEKVVVNMGLGEAVQNPKSLDVAVRDLTSIVGQKVMVTRAKKSIATFKLRAGMPIGAMCTLRGRRMYEFLDRLFTLALPRIRDFRGVSDRAFDGRGNYTLGLKEQILFPEIEYDKVDKVRGMDITFVTTARTDEEARALLRLMGMPFRSAAGAVSAS; encoded by the coding sequence GGCGCTTGCTCGCCTCCAGGAAAAGTACCAGAAAGACGTCGTCGCTGCCCTCATCAAGGAGTTCAACTATGAGAACCCGATGATGGTGCCCCGGCTGGAGAAGGTTGTGGTCAACATGGGGCTCGGCGAAGCCGTTCAAAACCCCAAGTCGCTGGATGTCGCCGTTCGTGACCTGACCTCGATCGTGGGTCAGAAGGTCATGGTGACGCGCGCCAAGAAGTCGATCGCCACCTTCAAGCTTCGTGCTGGTATGCCCATCGGCGCGATGTGCACCCTGCGTGGGCGTCGGATGTACGAGTTCCTCGACCGCCTCTTTACGCTTGCGTTGCCGCGCATTCGTGACTTCCGTGGGGTGAGCGACCGGGCCTTTGATGGCCGCGGCAACTATACCCTCGGGCTCAAGGAGCAGATCCTGTTTCCTGAAATTGAGTATGACAAGGTGGACAAGGTTCGTGGCATGGACATCACGTTCGTGACCACAGCCCGCACGGACGAGGAAGCGCGAGCCCTGCTTCGGCTGATGGGCATGCCTTTCCGCAGCGCGGCTGGCGCCGTCTCCGCCTCCTGA